actAAAATACAGTGTTCGATTTACACCACCCAGTCGAAAAGTGCCACTGGCCTTCAGGCTGGAGTACCAGCTGGGCACAGTGCATAACTGCTACTGTTTTGCAATTAGTTTGTGTTAATTTGATCAACTGCTACTTTTTATGGAAATACACACCAGTAAAGCACTATTCAAACTGTAAAGATGAGGGCCTTGTGGGGGCTCTTTCGGATATTGAGGCCCTCTCTTGTCAAGGACTCTGTTTTAAAAACTTATTTATGTCAGTTGATGTTATGCTCCCATGATACATATTCCTAAATTAATTTGTGCTTAAACAAATGACCACAAACCAACTGCGCAAGAAGACTTGCAGAATAGAAGGTTTCTGGGTAAACAGTGTGCACTGTACATGATGGCAACTGATTACATACATACTGCTCAGAGTGGGAGGAACAGGGGGTCAATAGGGGACCCCAACAAGTTAATCCGACGCTGTAGATTTTTGTTTCCACAGAGCAGTTTGACTCCTTGATGCCCTCTCTCCTTAACCCTCCAGACTACAGCATGGCTGCTGAAAGGCTGAAGAACCACGCTCGCCACAGGGACCACCTGTTGGGTGTGTCCCAGAGCCAGCTAGAGAAGCTTCACATCATCCTGCGAGATCACATGCAGGGCTTCAGCTTGGAGCACAGCCTGGCCTCGTTCCGCCTGGACCCTGACGAAGACCTGAACAAACTGGACGACGAGGAGCTGGCTCGCAAGAAGGGCCAAATGGAGGAACTGTTTGAGAAGAACCGGAGGCGCAAAGATGATCCCGACTTTGTTTATGACCTGGAAATGGATTTCACAAACATCCCCCAAGAAAAGTGCAGCTGGGACGACGAGTCTGATGATGGATTTTAAAACTGTTCTCTCCAATAGTTTGTGACCCTTCTGGTTAAGTTCAGATGAAGTGGATGTTTAGtctttgttgaaactgttttatagGCATCATTTTGGCATTTATAGCACTGTTAAATTATACCACATTATACTGAGaaatgtttctaatattttgccCATCCCATTCAACTGAATGGGTAAAtgaaatattagaaacaccacTCAGAATGATGCAATACAGTTGAACAGCACTGCAAACTTATGCCCCCAAAATGTCCATAAAGTTGAACGCATACctctaaaacaacaaacagaataTTCACGTTCATGAAGGTAGATTTTactgcaggactgttgtattcGACTGCACTAATTAATCTActtgtacctaataaactggaaaCTGAATGTTAAAATTGTTTAGGCAATAACTAGAATTTTGGACATGGATGAAAAGTGGAGTTAGCAACAGCTGCCGCTACAGAGACTGAAAAGAATAGAACGCCAACCTTCACAAAGACATCACAGTATTCAGTGCCCATTTGACACAGTCTTATAAATGCAGGAGGTATCAGTGTTCACTGTTTTTATAAAGGTTTGGCATTTCACTGAAAGCACCTTTAACCCAGTGTTTAACCAGTTACCCCTCGTGGGAGTCTAGCAACTCTTGAGATCTCTGCACCTGAAAGTACAACTGGAGGCTCAATGCAATGGAGCCTGAAAATTATTTGGCACAGAAACctgctaaataaaaacatcttcagAATCCATTACTGTTATTCTGTGTTATCCACAGACCCCACGGTCAATTGAGTTTTCACTGACAAGTAGTTTTTATGACAATTTTTGCACTTGTGAATAACAGTTCTCCATGAAAAATTACCATTCGGCCTTTAATTTGTAAAAGTAACTTGAACattgttttagaaaaaaaggtTATCGTTTAAATTCTTCATGTGTAATTTGCTGATGCTTTTTGAGTCCCACAAACCAAATACCATCGACCTAATTGTAGTGAGGAGACGGCAGAAGTCTCCAATACATGCCCAGAAAACCACTAGAGGCAAAACATCTAACTCAGATGACATAACCCAAACAATGTTTTTGAATTCCCTATGGtgcttacatttattttaaaactgcaatGAATTAAACAATGCATGAATAATagtgaatatttatttgttacaaaataca
This genomic window from Micropterus dolomieu isolate WLL.071019.BEF.003 ecotype Adirondacks linkage group LG05, ASM2129224v1, whole genome shotgun sequence contains:
- the cep19 gene encoding centrosomal protein of 19 kDa isoform X1 — encoded protein: MSFEAKRCGVQFSPPAIVLIYEHKETQKVRKRIIPVRNFSKYSEQFDSLMPSLLNPPDYSMAAERLKNHARHRDHLLGVSQSQLEKLHIILRDHMQGFSLEHSLASFRLDPDEDLNKLDDEELARKKGQMEELFEKNRRRKDDPDFVYDLEMDFTNIPQEKCSWDDESDDGF
- the cep19 gene encoding centrosomal protein of 19 kDa isoform X2 produces the protein MSFEAKRCGVQFSPPAIVLIYEHKETQKVRKRIIPVRNFSKYSDYSMAAERLKNHARHRDHLLGVSQSQLEKLHIILRDHMQGFSLEHSLASFRLDPDEDLNKLDDEELARKKGQMEELFEKNRRRKDDPDFVYDLEMDFTNIPQEKCSWDDESDDGF